Proteins from one Canis lupus familiaris isolate Mischka breed German Shepherd chromosome 26, alternate assembly UU_Cfam_GSD_1.0, whole genome shotgun sequence genomic window:
- the MYL2 gene encoding myosin regulatory light chain 2, ventricular/cardiac muscle isoform, whose product MAPKKAKKRAEGANSNVFSMFEQTQIQEFKEAFTIMDQNRDGFIDKNDLRDTFAALGRVNVKNEEIDEMLKEAPGPINFTVFLTMFGEKLKGADPEETILNAFKVFDPEGKGVLRADYVREMLTTQAERFSKEEIDQMFAAFPPDVTGNLDYKNLVHIITHGEEKD is encoded by the exons ATG GCACCCAAGAAAGCCAAGAAGAGAGCAGAAGGCGCCAATTCCAACGTGTTCTCTATGTTTGAACAGACCCAGATCCAGGAATTTAAGGAG GCTTTCACCATCATGGACCAGAACAGGGATGGCTTCATCGACAAGAATGATTTAAGGGACACCTTTGCTGCTCTTG GGCGTGTGAAcgtgaaaaatgaggaaattgatgaAATGCTCAAGGAAGCTCCAGGTCCAATTAACTTTACTGTGTTCCTAACAATGTTTGGGGAGAAACTTAAGG GGGCAGACCCCGAGGAGACCATTCTCAACGCATTCAAAGTGTTTGACCCTGAAGGCAAAGGGGTGCTCAGGGCTGATTA TGTTCGGGAGATGCTGaccacacaggcagagagatttTCCAAAGAGGAG ATTGACCAGATGTTCGCCGCCTTCCCCCCTGATGTGACTGGCAACTTGGACTATAAGAACCTGGTGCATATCATCACCCACGGAGAAGAGAAGGACTGA